A genomic region of Candidatus Zymogenaceae bacterium contains the following coding sequences:
- a CDS encoding protease complex subunit PrcB family protein, which yields MKRIFLLMMLCAVCLCLFGRGAAQEPDPAAPETIPFETILTGWHANGIVERTALIINDDDGFLSVWEMIVRGDFPTPTAPSIDFETTTVIFVSSGVMPSGGYDVAIERIVAVDGGLEVHVLMLEPPEDAAVTAALTQPYHGVILSKTDLPVEFRWETRESW from the coding sequence GTGAAACGCATCTTTCTTCTTATGATGCTCTGCGCGGTGTGTCTGTGTCTTTTCGGCCGCGGCGCGGCGCAGGAACCCGATCCCGCCGCCCCTGAGACGATACCGTTCGAGACGATCCTTACGGGATGGCATGCGAACGGCATCGTCGAGCGAACGGCACTGATCATCAACGACGACGACGGCTTTCTCTCCGTGTGGGAGATGATCGTCCGGGGCGACTTTCCGACTCCCACAGCACCCTCCATCGATTTTGAGACGACAACCGTCATCTTCGTCTCTTCGGGGGTGATGCCGTCGGGGGGGTATGACGTGGCGATCGAGCGGATCGTCGCCGTCGACGGCGGTCTGGAGGTTCACGTGCTCATGCTCGAGCCGCCGGAAGACGCCGCCGTGACGGCGGCTCTCACCCAGCCGTATCACGGGGTTATCCTGAGCAAAACGGACCTCCCCGTTGAGTTTCGGTGGGAAACCAGAGAATCATGGTAA
- a CDS encoding D-lyxose/D-mannose family sugar isomerase, which translates to MKRSEINTIITESIAFFRRHRFFLPPFAWIKPDEWKAMAKEYESAIGAGLGWDVTDFGLGRFSETGLLLFTLRNGVPKAQNDQAKTYCEKIIHLREGQECPSHYHTSKMEDIINRGGGELLFRLYWAGADGRSYSDLEISIEGDGRTVTCEAGGVIRLGPGESLTIPPFLYHSFWAEGEDVLAGEVSRVNDDVTDNFFYTDLPRFSDIQEDEPPEYLLVHELSKFLS; encoded by the coding sequence GTGAAACGATCGGAAATCAACACCATTATCACCGAGAGCATCGCCTTTTTCAGACGGCACCGTTTCTTTCTTCCCCCCTTCGCCTGGATCAAGCCGGACGAGTGGAAGGCGATGGCAAAGGAGTATGAATCCGCGATTGGGGCGGGCCTGGGCTGGGACGTGACCGATTTCGGCCTGGGGAGATTTTCCGAGACGGGGTTGTTGCTCTTTACCCTGAGGAACGGCGTTCCAAAGGCGCAAAACGACCAGGCGAAAACCTACTGCGAAAAGATCATCCACCTGAGGGAGGGCCAGGAGTGCCCCTCCCATTATCACACATCGAAGATGGAAGACATCATCAACCGGGGCGGTGGGGAGCTTCTCTTTCGCCTGTATTGGGCGGGAGCGGACGGCCGGTCCTACTCGGATTTGGAGATCAGTATCGAGGGGGACGGCCGGACGGTCACGTGCGAGGCGGGGGGAGTGATAAGGCTTGGGCCGGGGGAAAGCCTGACCATCCCGCCGTTTCTCTATCACAGCTTCTGGGCCGAGGGTGAGGACGTGCTGGCCGGGGAGGTCTCCCGGGTCAACGACGATGTGACGGACAATTTTTTTTATACCGACCTTCCGAGGTTTTCGGATATCCAGGAGGATGAGCCCCCCGAATATCTCCTGGTGCATGAGCTGAGTAAATTTCTCTCCTGA